The DNA segment TTGCACGTTTGAtatgaagaaaaaaaatgaaaggtgACACGGAAGGAAGAAACTTTGCAACCCTTAACGCCTAAGTCATACACAACGAGAGCTTGCACCTCTGTAAGCATTTATCTTCAAATAATAATCTATGAGAATTAGCAAATTTATTTGAATCAGTATTTAAATCCAATATTCATGGCACACGATTTTTCTATAACAGTGGAacacaattaaattaaatatgaaatatagggaaagagaatatttattatatatagtacATCCTTGTAAAATGCTTTGTTAGTCGAATCCATAATTAGTTGGCAAGATAGGGTTGCAATTGTAAAATACAGAAAGTCTTCTTCCTAAGTTAAACCGCTTTCGGGATGGTCTCAGCCTATGCTTTACTCAATCTCAGGATGTATCCTGGTGCGAGCTGCTCTCAAGAGTCGTATTTGGTACGTTACTGTAATTAATTAACGCAATTAATGGAATACACAAACGGTATATGAATAAATAGTGCCTGGCACCATTTGTGGCCCTCCTTCAGGTTGACTTGTTCACGTTGTGACTCGTATAAGGTGACTCGTCGACAAGCTACGTGTAAAGAAAAGTGTGTATCATACTGAAAGATACAAAAAAGTggattaaaaatagtaaaatagagCGATGTTGAATAgagtgagaaagaaagaagaaaatagagagaaagagtggTAGAAAGGTTTATCCGTACTACACAAATTAGTGGAATCATAGACTTTGTTTTACAACGTTCTGTCGACGAATCGACAACCTGGCAAGTCAGTCTTGGTTATATTGTAACCGAagattatattatacgtacgttaaagaagataaagaaagaagagtCGTATGAATCTTCGatattaatttgtttctttacTAACGTTGCAGTTAGATACTATCTAATGACTGTACGAACAATCGGTGTGCGAAACATAAGATATATAATGTATAGTCACTAATGATTAATCACAAATTTTTAAGATGATCACAAAGTGCAATCTCTTAGCCAACACACTTttttatcaaagaaaaaaaaagtataaagaaattgttatttttcataACGAAAAAAGTAAgatttaatgtattaaaaaaaagtatatatatatgtctccACTAGTTATTAAACATTTTCCTATTGATgcaaaatttattgtatttgaattgatattatatatatatatatatatatgtatgtatatataatatatatgtgtatatatatatatatatgtatatatcaatatatattatatatatctctgAACTTAAGTGTACATACCTGAAGTAAATCCTTGAAAGATAATCTACGATACGATTGCattgttttcaatttttaaatcgcTACAGGTGGATCACattgaataatataattactgAATTATATTATCTGTTACTTGatattttacgattatttcTCGGCAGTGTTTTAAACAACCAGTGTTATTATTGTGCTTCATTTGTATGTATAAGACAAAGCGATTTGCACAAACTTTTCGTATCTACATGTAATCAATAGAAATAACGATACTCGAGATTTCAAAAAGATTGAACAAATAAATTTGGCACAAGACATAACTATTGATCGTAAGTTTGAGAACGCTGCAAGATAAAGTCGAATACTTTGACTGACATATTATACAGTATGTTTTCATATTTCAGAAAGATGAATGTAAGAGTTTGATTGAAGTAAAgatctttcttcgtttcatatCTTAATATAGCAGATAAGTACAAGATACACTAAAGAAGCTAATCTATGATGTCCCAAGTACACATTATCTCAAACTTATGGAAATCAATAATGTGAACTAGTTGAATTTTTTCTCGCTCAATgcacaaaattcaaaattccatCTTCAGTTGTGACCTCGTGTATGCAATTTATACAGAGTTATGAAGCATGTAATATATTCTTTTACAATGCATACGTAGTTAATGTCTCGTCTAGCCGATTATTAGGCGTACTTCTAATGCTAGACTGCCTGAGAGAAATCGTTCTAATTTGATCCACCGGTACTCATGGTCTCGGAACAAGGCATGGATTACGATTTGCTTACCGATCTATTTTATTGTAAGATACCcacgtgaaaaaagaagaaatacgtAGTGGTACCACTTAAGCTAGGGAACTTGTTAAATGGTGTACGTTAACGACGCGATTGTGCGTACCatattaatgtatatttttaatatgatgATGAAGTAAGTTGCGTAAGTTACACTCACATACACACAAATACGCGCGAGCAAATTTGATCTGTATCTATATCTTGTTCGGGGCACAACCGAGAGATTAATATGGAGTTTCGTACCATTTTAAATGGTGTATCTGTTTGGTCCTCTTGTTAAACTATTACGTCGGTTCTAACCCTGTTGAAagattatttacttatttactaagtgttatatattatatatgacgttatataattaatatttgccAATCTCTTATGATAAATAGAGAGAGACAAAATGGTACCATTATCCAATTTATTCTTGGAGAGAATTTGACCATCCTCTAAGTTGgatcaattaaattaatttaaatagaaGAATTTTATACTCTCTGATATTGGTCAAACGGTTGTACCTATAACAAGGGTTGaacgaaaaatattcgattgcAAATACGTAAAGCGTCGGCGATTATGTAGTAGTTGAGAACTCAGAGACTATTATCGAAGTTGTTGGAACGCTGTGAAACGAAATGGACCATCATTTAGAAAATGTTGTCGTATGCATTAAACTATAGGACATACAGGAGTTAACAAGAAAAAgcataaaaagaagataaaaaaaacgTAGAGAAACAGAATTAGAGCCTTTTTGTACGGGAGCAAAGTTGTTGGACAAGACCGTTATCGAAAACCGTGTTTTTATTGGCCACGTGCAGAACTCAAATGGATGCTCgcttcgattttttttttaacaaatttcccTTTACTCCTcattcttcttcgtcttttcgAAGAAATATTCGTTACTCGAGGATTTCGTGCAATTTCGAATAGTCGGATGTTGGACGGCtttctaaaaaattaattaatcattttgaatagaaaaacaattcctttttaatatatatatatatatatccgagGATGTCTAAATATTCGAAGTTttcgtttcaaaatgtttcgtcaCTGTGGCGCCATCGTTACGTCACGGAGGACTGTTGAAACATTGAAGAGATTCGATAATTTCCCCAATCGAAGTAATCGAAATTATTTGACGCGTTCGAATGACTCCAAAACTCGGATATTTTTTAGagtagaaaagaaatatatataataaaaaaggtgttgtaaatatataaaaagagtTTAGTTAACGAATCGATTTATTAACCTTTCGTGCCTTTGAAAGCGAATCGTTATGAACTGTTGGGAACCAACTGATTTTTAACAAGCGATCATTTTCGTTTGAGATGTCGCGAAGCGATCGATCTATTCcggaaaaatattacaaaactgGAAAATACGTCTCTTTGACGAATAGGAAGTAAGATTTTTCctaagtaaattttatttatttgttacttaTAAAGGAAAGGaggcaagaaaaaaaaaatagaaaagaaattgaaCAGAAAATTCTCGTAGCGTTTCTTGTAAAATACTACATAGAAAAAAATAGTTGATATTTTGTAATGCAACCGAGCTTAACTATAAATCAAGATtcttaatgataaaataatgatatgataatgaaaaaattaaaggattttgaaaattcaagatCTCTATTCTATCTTTATGCGATCTCGAAGTATCCCCCTATATTTTTCGACCGTTATCGCTGTTCGTTGTCAGGGATCGATTGCGAAAAATCGAATCGAGTATCCGAGAAATCGATGTTGTAACTTCGATTTGAACTGAATAGAGAAAGATATAAAAGCGacatgtgtgtatatgtataaacatgGTCGAAAACTCAAAGCACGGCACAAGTATCACTTTTGAAAGGATGATATAGCGAAGCGAATATttgcagaaaaaaagaaagaaaatgatgtTAGAAGAGATGGAAAGCTGAactataattaatatacgaGGATGTATAAATGTACTAGCCACAACTGTTGTCACTGCAGAGTAAAAGTgaatttaatatacataaaatatatatgtatatatatatacgtatgtaaaagtaaatttaaaaatactgaACATATCTGTAAAGCCACGTAGCATCACATTTTTAAAGGTAAAACTCAAGAATATACCGCCATTTTATTGTTAACCATCGATCGTGTGTTTATTGTCGAAACTTACCCTCCGATCGATCAATCGATAACGATCTCCCTTTTTTTTCAACGTTGTCTGTctgataaacaaataaaaagggaaaaatgctgaaaaaaaaaatagaaaaatatatataaatatataaaataatgctCGATTCGGAGGGGATTCTTGTTTTTCATGTCTGTATCGATCGATTGATCGATCTATAGTTTCGAGACGCACGGAATCCGCGAGTATGGTTATTATTAacatactttttaaatattattgcgtagtgatatattgttatttgtacgatatatatatatatatacataaagaaGCAAATGGTGAAGAATGAAAAATCTGTTTACGTTGCACTGTtgacaaacaaagaaaaagagcgGCCCACTTGAACGTCGAGTGCAGAGTACAATGAAGAAAGAGcgagaaaaagagggaaaggaaaaaaagtGTATAAAGGAGTTTAACAATAGAAAGAAATAACAACCACTCTGTATATGTAATTATACCGAAGTTAAAAAAAGTAACCGCGTAACGTGCtatatagatattattattaaacagaCAAACACAAACACaagaaaaagcagaaaaaatatattatggcGTATTATAGAGTTGTGCGTTTAAGTAGCCAGTGATAAATCTGCGAAAACAGAAAGgaaagtaatttttttttatttttctttttttttccccctCCCGTAATTCATAATAGTGTCATTTATCGTGAACATTTCTCATCGTTTTTCAAAGAGAGACAATTCGATCATCCTTTTTTCCTTTGCACATccttatttgtttctttttcgttcgaCCTTTTTTCGTTCTCTgtgctctttttttttctggTAATATTCTTGAACTATTAAAAAATcgtaataattgtaattcatCATTTCTGTCACGTGGTTGTCAAGATCGTTGTATATCCGTGAAATTTGCGAGACGATTTTACAAAGGACACGCTTATTCATCTTGTTTGTTCATTGATAATGCACGTCGAAAAAAATGCCACACGCTGATGATGGTACAATAATGGACACGCCAGAATAGAAATGGTACCGGCAATTGTCGCGTGAAAATCGAGCACATGCGAGtcactttctttcttcttacttTTCCCCGTTACGATAATCATTCACAAAAAAGTCAATCACAATTAAATTACGTTGAATgaatacatttaaaattaaacatttttgtaatatgCAAAACTAAAATTTAAATCGATAAAGACATACCTAATATTcgctaattaatattaaaatagcaTTAATTTAATAGCATATGAGCCTCTCGCGAACTAAGGTCATTAACTCCACTTTTTGccaatttcataattaattttcatattcataATTACACAAGTTACAAGATTTATTTCCACAAATTCGTTTATTCCAATAAAGCGCTATAAATAACAGCGAATCCTAAAATTTGAAAAGTCATAACATCATCGCCTCTCTCTGCATTTTAATTTGTGGAATTGCTCACTGTGCCTTTTACAAGCGACCGATGTATTtctttaataacgttatatttctttttaattaagattGCCAATCAGACACTTGTTcaataataaaactattaaaaatCCATTATCATTCTGAGGATACTCTCTATTacgattatatataaaattatatataaaaatattctccaTTACGATTCTCTTATCTATCGTTATCGATTGACCAAATACTTCAACCCTTTTCattgttaaaatataaagatGACAGTACAACCAACCTAAAAAAAGTAACTTATTTTAAAGTGCTCGCAATTGCCCGATTTAAACATAACTAGATTACACGTATTTCTTTGGTGCTCGACATATCCGGTCGTTGTTACATGTTATTGTCAATATCCtatacgaataataataatcatcgtGAATCCTTGTCAAGGCCCATCTTTCATCGATCATCGATCATCGCGATTATTGctatgtgctattactataaCTATTACTAGTACTACCACGATCAccactattattactattgctattgctattattattatcgttatatctgtattattattaattattattattattattaattattattattattatcattaattattattattattattattattattaattattattattattaattattattatcattaattattattattattattattattattattattattattattattattattattactgatCACAAACTATCATACGCGCCGCATCATCTATTGCTCGGTCAGTATAATTATTAGCGAATTAGGTTCGAGAAATTAGCGAAAATTAATATCGATGATTATTTCGTACGGTCTCTATGCACATCACAAAAACTATTTTTCCTCGTACATAACAATACACtaaaatacacatatacacataaACATTCTACAGAAGTATAAACACACGTATGACATGAACACGTGCGCGCGCGAAACATTGTAAACACGCATTGTGGTTATATTTCAGTGTATCAGCATAATGATATGATGTTTCCCATAGAATACATTTTACTTGGTTTTTATATTTGgcagtattttatttaagtGTCACTCGAGCATGTGCGAATCGAGTCGATCGGTCGATCGAAAGATAGGTTAGTcgaattttgaaaagaaaaaaagaattccgAAATTTCAGgataggaaaataataataatatcgatatcgatatattttGCGAACAATGTTGTTTAAGATTGATTTATTACAGTACTAACGTCCTTTAATATTCTTTAAggcttaatgaaatttttatgattctttgtatttatatatattaattaattttctttttttttttttttttttttttagattaaaTGTAGATAacttttgaaaatatagaatgtagaggaataagaaaagaaatagaataaagTGTTAGaaagttatagaaaaatttgaaCGTTGGACCATCAAGGCCATTCATAAATCATAGTGTGCTACGTAGAGAAAAATATCGAATTCGCACGTGCTTGGAAAGTGTTGTACCAACATCAATATACATGGTTTGTTCGAAGCAAATGAACAATTTTTCACCAATTGTGATATAATTTGTACAGTCAAATTTTGTTACGAATATTTTTTTTGAAGGTTAGATATCTTATACAATTAATGTATTTAACATTCGACTAACCTTCAAAGAACTTGCATAAAATAGGTACAcgataattgtatttttttctagtgaaatcttttttaaataaatcgatTGTTTTGATCAATTGATTTATCTTTTCGCACAATAGTTATGTTAGAAAAGGTGCCATTTTTACCGAAGcacagatataatataattcatagttaaatatttttctaacggTTCAGTGTTATAAGGAGAAaggaaattttatagaaaatgaatCGATTCAAATTTAAGCTCGAATCTGAGTTTCTTCGATACCGGATATGATGTCGAGAGGTATGTGTGAGACTAAAAAATCATTAGTTtcctatgtataaaataattgatgTATTTACAAAACATTGCCTGTTCCATGGTCTTCTCTTCAATGTTAGTGgattgtaaaatatgtaatatatgcatttattatattttcttaatttgtgAATTTTTCCAGATTTAATGAAcgcttaaaatttaaattttaaaaatataaaagaattaagAATCATTTTAAATTAGAGAATTGGTTAATAGAAAGATGGTATCTTCGTTTCAAGAAGATAATATATACTAAAACacagtagaaaatatatatttcatctattACAATCCATTTGCATAAATTATATGGCTAGAAAAAATGTGTATACACATATTGTTGTATAAACTGTGCGTCTTTGTTGAGCCATTGGACGTGTACGaatgaaatatgaattttctattaaaaattgctacatttgaaatttgttaaaacttATAATAACTCATCTACGAAAATACTTATATATCACGTTTTAAAGTGAAAGACCAAGAATAAAATTCGCACACGTTCCAATAAACAAAACTACTAACACTGTGATGTGTTTCTGTGGTCATtgtaaattttcttctctttaattCTTAATCATGTTTCATTCATTGATCTCATGACTGTCCACATCGTGAACGTCTCTTTCCGCTTAATATGTACATCTTCGTTGTTCAATATTCCTGATCATATGCAAAAAAACGAACACGTGCATATTGCCTATACAAAATACTATTCCTATACTTCGATTTTTTGTGGCTAAAATTAACGAATTACAAAAGAATTTTTGAAGCAAAATATTActagaaaattgttaaaattataaaattataattttaatatttttcaggtATTTCATTTTTTCAGATTGTTTCGTGTGTCGAAATTcttagataattttttaataattttgttctcTATTAGCGAGAAGCGCGTTTCTACTTCGTtatctgtctctttctctttctgttttcTCGATAGGAACGAAAACACGTATTTTCCTTGTGTAAAGTGTCGCACCGCAGATGTTGAAACACCATATTACATGTGTACAATCCGTACCCATTGGATGTCGCTCGATCATCATAATCTATCTAAACTTTGACACTTCTTGATCTCAAGACTCTTTACTTTCAAActtgtaattaattttctattgatAAATCTTTCTACCACGTTTGTACAATCTGTGCACATGCATACACACACATAACACGTACATACACTAGTATACATGAACACATTCTAAACGAATACATAATGTGGTATACTATTGTGTAATCAGTAATCGGTGTAATGAGACGCAGAGAAGCGATAAATAACACACAGATACGCATTTTTTGCACCGACGTACTAACACAACTTTCATTGTGACGTCCACTAATGCAATTCATACGATCGTGTACGTGTAAGATCAGCGCCGCTCTACGACTCTATTTCGCTCGGttacgttaattaaattttcagacGTTGCAGACGTTCAGAGGTTTCTTGTttgccattatttttttaacgccttcaatattctaaaatatataaacaaaaatcTTGAAAAGAATTAGTCTAAAATTTACTAAGAATTAGTAAAAAGAACAATGTGTGCTTTCGAGGTTATTGTAAATTACTGGactgcaaatattcatacattagtcatatttttataaatatgattaaagaaatagaatctaaacaaaaatttgtttcattctttaaatattttcaaaagtattATGTGTTTTGGatattgtatacatttttgTGCATTATATCCATTCTGAGGGGTTTCCCAGTTTAAATtcctcataaatgcataaatatctgcagtcTGTTAATTGTCATAATTATAGAGCCAGTTCAATATCCTGTTGCAACATGATCTTCAAAAGAGCCGAAGTATCGGTAAAATATCTTCGTTGATTTATATTAGTATGTAAAGGTGTTTCACTTACAGTGATCTCCTTAAACATTTCCGCTATATATGTTTTcatcttttaataataaaatgcatattgctaatatattttaaatttagttaATATTACTCCAAGGTCATGTTGTTACAGGTCATGGCATAAAATGTCTTTTTATTGAGCTTAAAATTTAGAGATGTATGacctaaaaaaaaattaagtcaatttaaaaaagaaaagaaaattcttcctaagatattttttaataaaaagtaaaaggcatattttaaagaagatatacgtgtgtttagaatttttaaataatcgtgATTAATACAACACGTGGCACATATGACTGTGACAGCTTTTTAAGAGGAACACATGATATATAGAAGTCGCAAATCGTTctcaaatataattaacaagttcaaaatgctttaaataatgaaCAAACATTGAAGAAGCgtggaaaaatgaaatatcttacATATGCACGATCGTATTTTGTCCTCTGTAGAAATGCCTTATTGTCACGTGCCTCAATTAACAATTAAACTGTTCACCTGCTTACCAATTACTTGTTAGTATACGTATCAACAAATATGTACGTGTAATATCGCGTTATTCTTTGTACTGCTCTTGTAAATATATTCTGAACGATTACTGTCACCATGTGTCGTCTATGAAGTCGAGCatttttacgaaattatttGTTTACCCCATTTCTCCTTATTCCGTCCCTTCATCTATTCAAGACGCTTGAATCAATGTGTGTGAAATCCATAGTCcacattttatcatattttttcagCTTTATAATAATTGTTTCGCATGTGTACTTGTACATATTTAAAccatttttttaacaattaaagacaagttttagaaattacaattaaattttcttctttatagatttaaaaatatactcAGCGTCTTCAGCGTATTTGaagtatgtaaaataatgtGCAATAAAAACTATAAAACTATAAAACAGAAGTCATGAaagctacatacatatatagtaaaaattatatgcaatataaaattattaaaactatagtaatgaaaattacaaaatcaaatCTTGTTATGAATACATTTTTTTGTTTCTAAACATTACAAGAATTAAAggcatttaaattattaaacttaCCAACAGTAGGCAATGACTACTTTTAGttaccaaaaataaaaaaaataaaaatttctgaatAATCTCATAGGAAATagcttaattttgaaatttaaaaaattatttcacaatgataaaaagatttaaaaaattatacatatatcatatatctATACCTATCTGGAATTTGTTTGGCGCTTTCGTCGTTAAATGTTATGAGATTATGTGGGTACCAACTGACTGAAATTTACGTGTATTCGAGATTCGAACAAGGAAATTATTTTGTTGGTAAATTGTGTGAATATGTTCATATTAAGAGCATACTTGAAAGAAAGGAAGTGAAGAACTACTAAAATTCTAAAATGCCACTTCCAGCTGCATTAGCTGCCCGGCTTGCTAAAAGAGGGCTTATTACTGGATCAGAAAAACAcggtataataatttcattcatttGCACATAAAACACAGCATAACCAACAATATCATTTTATATCgaattgataatttaattaataatagttttttattttactactttATGCTTCATAAATACTATAAAGATCAGATTATTAATATATAGTTCAGAATGAACATAACCTTAGTTTTTCATACATaaccaaatttaaaaaatgctgaGGATACGACATCATGTAtaaatcaaataatatttttagaatcttcaaaaaAAGAATCAAGAAAAAAAATCCATGAGGAAGTAATAGCTGAAGATTATGATAGTACAAAAGATGATATTAATCAAATTGacatatcacaaaaatttatggtaaatattatatcaacaactattataaaatactaaatacagtaacgataaataataatgcaaatatccataatataaaaatgttaaataataaacgTTTTACTTTAGGGATATAGTGGTTGTCCcaataagtataatatttatcatgAATGTACAAAGAAGTGCAAAGAGTTATGGGGTCTTGGACATGTACAACCTTCTGACAAATACTTGAAAAAGCAAATAAGATTAATACAGAAGTACCCCTTACCAGAAACCTGGAAAGCTGTTTATGACCCTGGATCGTTAGTATCAATTTTTTCTACTTATAATTTCTAGGGAAAATATGtttatatcaaatttcatataattatttaattcattaataGTGGTCAACATTATTATTGGGACTGGTCATCTGATTTGGTATCTTGGCTACCACCGGGCCACCCAAAATGTCAAATATCTCAACCAGCTTCTCAGTTAAGAGAAGAATTACATCTAAAAGCAGCAGATCAAGATGACAATATGTCTAGTGATGACAGTGGTAGTGAACAAGAGTCAATGGAAGTTAGTAATCAGTttcttcaatttaataaaaatttaatgtcCAGTATATTTTAGCACTATCacaaataattgtttaattatctAGGTGGATGAACCAGAcataaagaaagataaaaaattagaGACTAGATCAAGACACAAACCTGGAGATAGTAAAAGAAATCAAAGATTAGAAAA comes from the Bombus terrestris chromosome 8, iyBomTerr1.2, whole genome shotgun sequence genome and includes:
- the LOC100650082 gene encoding polyglutamine-binding protein 1, with amino-acid sequence MPLPAALAARLAKRGLITGSEKHESSKKESRKKIHEEVIAEDYDSTKDDINQIDISQKFMGYSGCPNKYNIYHECTKKCKELWGLGHVQPSDKYLKKQIRLIQKYPLPETWKAVYDPGSGQHYYWDWSSDLVSWLPPGHPKCQISQPASQLREELHLKAADQDDNMSSDDSGSEQESMEVDEPDIKKDKKLETRSRHKPGDSKRNQRLEKSENKEKKDRTLDPMDPASYSDIPRGKWSDGLARHNEAKTGADTTASGPLYQMRPYPSPGAVLRSNRANKTDSESSNKPKVSCPEKPE